CCCGCCTGCAGACCTCACGAACATTCCCAAGAAGCACAAGGCTGCCATCTACGACAAGCCTGGCACGCTCAGCATCAAGGTCACCGAGATTGACACGCCTGAGCCCGCCCAGGGTGAagtcctcgtccgtctcACTCACTCGGGCGTCTGCCACTCGGACTATGGCGTCATGATGAACGCGTGGCCGGCGCTGCCTGCGCCCACCCCCGAGGGCCAGGTTGGTGGCCACGAGGGTGAGTTCTCGGCGGGGTGAAGGTGGACGGGGGTGTTACACGCCAGGGGCTTTTTGGCTCCGGAGATCGCACTAGGACGCGCCCTCATCCCGCGATCGTGGCTGACTTTAGGTGTGGGCTATGTCGCCAAGCTGGGCCCCGGTCTCGACAACTCTCCAGTCAAGGTTGGTGACCGCGTTGGTATCAAGTGGATGTCGGCCGTCTGCAACGCCTGCATTCCCTGCCTCAGCGGCCGAGACGCATCCTGCACTGCCGGCAAGATCAGCGGCTACTTTACTCCTGGTACCTTCCAGCAATATGCCATTGCCCCGGCATCGTACGTCACGCCCATCCCCGAGGGGCTCGACTCGGCTTCCGCTGCCCCCCAGCTCTGTGCCGGTCTGACGGTATACGCCGCGCTACAGAAGGCAGACGTCAGTGCTGGTCAGTTTGTTGTCATCATGGGTGCCGGTGGCGGTCTGGGTCATCTCGCGTGTTCCTTGGCAGCCAACGGTCTTGGAGCCCGCGTGATCGGTATCGACCACGGCAGCAAGAAGGATGTCGCGAACGCGAATGGTGTCGAGTTCTTCATCGACTTTACCCAGACAAAGGACGTCGCTGCCAAAGTCATGGAGATCACCGGAGGACTTGGCGCTca
Above is a genomic segment from Cutaneotrichosporon cavernicola HIS019 DNA, chromosome: 1 containing:
- a CDS encoding uncharacterized protein (Alcohol dehydrogenase GroES-like domain), whose product is MSPPADLTNIPKKHKAAIYDKPGTLSIKVTEIDTPEPAQGEVLVRLTHSGVCHSDYGVMMNAWPALPAPTPEGQVGGHEGVGYVAKLGPGLDNSPVKVGDRVGIKWMSAVCNACIPCLSGRDASCTAGKISGYFTPGTFQQYAIAPASYVTPIPEGLDSASAAPQLCAGLTVYAALQKADVSAGQFVVIMGAGGGLGHLACSLAANGLGARVIGIDHGSKKDVANANGVEFFIDFTQTKDVAAKVMEITGGLGAHAVLVLTASNAAYGQSLTFLRFGGTAVCVGVPEGEMVPVASAAPPLFIFKELRLVGSAVGGRLQAIETLDFAARGVIKTHYKTAKLEDLAQVFQDMEDGKIQGRVVLEMH